The following are from one region of the Capsicum annuum cultivar UCD-10X-F1 chromosome 1, UCD10Xv1.1, whole genome shotgun sequence genome:
- the LOC107868470 gene encoding UPF0481 protein At3g47200-like: protein MSSENPIQMMAHYKSSIIQMVPYFMREENKENSDDYEPNVVSLGPYHHGKEKLKFLEEYFKPMAVELFIGNSSVGEDDLMVAILGEIRCAKSCYLQEFTSKYSDEEFARMMLRDACVNLNDIGPTEGHVLYKKFWMIQHLGAVVYANIGRDMYLLENQVPFQILKTLFFFIYNTHDGDKFVENVENFCFKIFFHDRDIEKPMTPIIWGGNPFTFLKFFEE, encoded by the coding sequence TACAAATGGTTCCATATTTTATGAGGGAAGAGAATAAGGAAAATAGTGATGATTATGAACCAAATGTGGTTTCACTTGGGCCTTACCACCACGGAAAGGAGAAGCTCAAGTTCCTTGAGGAATATTTCAAGCCTATGGCCGTTGAACTGTTCATTGGAAACAGTAGTGTAGGCGAAGACGACTTAATGGTTGCAATTCTAGGAGAAATTAGGTGTGCTAAGAGTTGTTACCTGCAAGAATTCACCAGTAAGTACAGTGATGAAGAATTTGCTCGAATGATGCTTCGTGATGCATGTGTCAATCTAAATGATATTGGACCAACGGAGGGCCATGTGTTATATAAAAAATTCTGGATGATTCAGCATCTTGGTGCTGTTGTTTATGCCAACATTGGACGTGACATGTATTTGCTTGAGAATCAGGTACCTTTCCAGATTCTCAAGAcgttattttttttcatatataatacTCATGATGGAGATAAATTTGTAGAGAACGTGGAAAATTTTTGCTTTAAAATATTCTTCCATGACAGAGATATTGAAAAACCTATGACACCAATCATTTGGGGAGGGAACCCCTTCACCTTCTTGAAATTTTTCGAAGAGTAG